Genomic window (Takifugu rubripes chromosome 1, fTakRub1.2, whole genome shotgun sequence):
CTGAGGCCTCGTATTCTGCGGGACGTGTCGGTCAGCGACACTCGGACCACGATCCAGGGGACCGAAATCAGCTTTCCCGTGGGCATCGCGCCCACAGCGTTTCACTGCCTGGCCTGGCACGAAGGAGAGATGGCCACAGCCCGGGGTGAGAACCCACACAGGACAGAAGTGACATCCATGCTtatacagcccccccccccccccagcagataGATGAAAAAACGTTCTTTCCTGACAACTTCACAGCCACGGAAGCGCTCAACACCTGCTACATCACCAGCACCTACTCCACCTGCTCCGTGGAGGAGATCGTAGCCGCCGCCCCGAACGGTTACCGCTGGTTCCAGCTGTATTTGTACCGGGACCGCAAGCTGTCGGAGCAGATCGTGCACCGCGTGGAGGCGCTCGGCTACAAGGCGCTGGTGCTGACGGTGGACGTGCCGTACACCGGCAAGCGCCGCAACGACATCCGCAACCAGTTCAAGCTGCCGCCACACCTGAAGGTGAAGAACTTTGACGGCGTGTTCCAGGTGAGATTATTATCAGCGCGGCCTTTTACACCTGGAATTCTTAAAAGAAAAATTTTACATCCTTCATTAACATGTTTAAATAGAATTTTTAAATAGAATATCTTGCATtttgggatttttaaaaaattgggACGAAAGCCGAAAAAACCCGGCACTCACGCATGTTTTCCCAATTCTCTAAGCAGGAGGCGGCAGTTACGGAGGAGTACGGGATCCCTGCCAACACCTTGGACCCCTCCATCAGTTGGAAGGATGTGTACTGGCTGCAGTCCATCACCCGGCTGCCTATCATCATCAAGGGGATCCTGACCAAAGAGGACGCCGAGCTGGCCGTGGAACACGGCGTCCAGGGCATCATCGTGTCCAACCATGGAGGGAGACAGCTGGATGGGGGCCCGGCCTCGGTACCTACTGAAAGTATAGTGAATTATGCATGAGCTGGACATTCTCAGCTGTGCACGCTGCCCTTCTTCACGTTACAGATTGATGCGCTGTCAGAGATCGTGGACACGGTGCAAGGCCGTATCGAGGTCTATCTGGACGGGGGaatcaggacaggaagtgatgtatTAAAATCCCTGGCCCTGGGAGCCAAGTGTGTTTTCATTGGCCGTCCAGCTGTGTGGGGCCTCGCATACAAGGTAGAACATCCATCACGGGTTCGTCAGTGGTGGGACCCTGAAAATGTACAAGGTTATCGCTCTGTCTCCATGTTTCCCATCCTGGTACCAGCCCACATTCCTGGTCACCACTTCTGTTAGAGGCTTTACTCCTGCTGAAACTGCTGAATATATGAATTATGGGTTCTGATCTTTCAGGGTGAGGAAGGCGTGAGGGAAGTCCTGCAAATCCTAAACGATGAGTTTCGTCTGTCCATGGCCTTGTCAGGTGAGCTGGTTGGTTACGGATCCGCAGTCGTGTTCAAGTCTCTAACAAagtttctgcccccccaccccaggctGCAGGAACGTGGCAGAAATCAACAGGAACCTCATACAATTTCCTAAATTCTAAcggaccagcagagggcagcagggagCCGAAACGTGGCACATACCAGCAAGACTCAGTCAGGGGCAGGAAAGCATGCAGCTGCATCATCTGGACCATTCATGTACAATATGGATTCATGCAAGAGTGTGAGTGGGACAGTGTCATGGCAAAGGTGGACCTTTAAGGTGGAGGTGCTTTTGCTATTGgaatggagagacagaggcACTTTTCACGAAACCAACGcactttttgctttttctgtgacAAACGCAACAGTTAATAGTGATCAGTACACACTCCTGTTTGAGATGCTGCCTGTGCTTGtggttaaattaaaaaaaacagctgacaaCGAGAGAAGGTTACatgtttctgttgtttgttGTCGCGAAAAACAAAAATTGAATAATTTTAGTCATGACAGCAATGATGCAGGTCATTTAGATGTAATTTCTTAGCTGAGAGAATATTCCCCCCTAAAATGAGCAAATTTGGGTAATTTTGAATCAAAATACCATCTGTACTCTGTAGTTAAATGAGTCAAAGTAGATATCATGTTTATATGAGTGGCAggtgtgtcatcagcatagaaCATGATGATTAACATGGTGTTTGGAAATTAGGTCGCTCAAAAATAATCAAtctatatataaaaataaaagagcaggaggaacacaTCCCCGAGGAACGGGTTCCCAATTCACAGAAAAATATTTATATCTTTGAAAaggaaagtgaaaaagaaaaaagaccttCATTACTAAAAGACATCATTTTGGAGCCTTTTGTCTGTCTTATTGGTTTCAAAATGTCTGATTCGGTTTTACAAATACTTAAGAAATGTGAATACTTTTCGCTGGCATTGTAGAAAGTATAAGAACTGTGGTGGGAGAAGGTGCAGAAATGCACAGATACCGTGAAAGGGAAGTAGCACAGGAAGTGACTGAGGTCTCGGTTCTGGCAGAGAAAGGAGCAATGCCTACACAGATGCGTTTGCTCGACAACCATTCGGCACTGCACGGCAGACAGGCGCTGCTCAGTTTTCTAACCAGGTGGACCAGAACACAGCAACAGGCTGGAGGGAGGCCTCGGTTCCAGTCTGCTGAGGAAGCTCTCTTCCAGGTAGGTCGAACGCAGCCGCTGTAGACAAAAGAACCAGACTGCAACAATAGAAAGA
Coding sequences:
- the hao2 gene encoding 2-Hydroxyacid oxidase 2 isoform X3 → MSICSRIRLRPRILRDVSVSDTRTTIQGTEISFPVGIAPTAFHCLAWHEGEMATARATEALNTCYITSTYSTCSVEEIVAAAPNGYRWFQLYLYRDRKLSEQIVHRVEALGYKALVLTVDVPYTGKRRNDIRNQFKLPPHLKVKNFDGVFQQEAAVTEEYGIPANTLDPSISWKDVYWLQSITRLPIIIKGILTKEDAELAVEHGVQGIIVSNHGGRQLDGGPASIDALSEIVDTVQGRIEVYLDGGIRTGSDVLKSLALGAKCVFIGRPAVWGLAYKGEEGVREVLQILNDEFRLSMALSGCRNVAEINRNLIQFPKF
- the hao2 gene encoding 2-Hydroxyacid oxidase 2 isoform X1, with amino-acid sequence MSICSREGGHCTEMAMVCLTDFEEYAKEHLSKATWDYYAAGADECCTRDDNLLAYKRIRLRPRILRDVSVSDTRTTIQGTEISFPVGIAPTAFHCLAWHEGEMATARATEALNTCYITSTYSTCSVEEIVAAAPNGYRWFQLYLYRDRKLSEQIVHRVEALGYKALVLTVDVPYTGKRRNDIRNQFKLPPHLKVKNFDGVFQQEAAVTEEYGIPANTLDPSISWKDVYWLQSITRLPIIIKGILTKEDAELAVEHGVQGIIVSNHGGRQLDGGPASIDALSEIVDTVQGRIEVYLDGGIRTGSDVLKSLALGAKCVFIGRPAVWGLAYKGEEGVREVLQILNDEFRLSMALSGCRNVAEINRNLIQFPKF
- the hao2 gene encoding 2-Hydroxyacid oxidase 2 isoform X2 — its product is MSICSREGGHCTEMAMVCLTDFEEYAKEHLSKATWDYYAAGADECCTRDDNLLAYKRIRLRPRILRDVSVSDTRTTIQGTEISFPVGIAPTAFHCLAWHEGEMATARATEALNTCYITSTYSTCSVEEIVAAAPNGYRWFQLYLYRDRKLSEQIVHRVEALGYKALVLTVDVPYTGKRRNDIRNQFKLPPHLKVKNFDGVFQEAAVTEEYGIPANTLDPSISWKDVYWLQSITRLPIIIKGILTKEDAELAVEHGVQGIIVSNHGGRQLDGGPASIDALSEIVDTVQGRIEVYLDGGIRTGSDVLKSLALGAKCVFIGRPAVWGLAYKGEEGVREVLQILNDEFRLSMALSGCRNVAEINRNLIQFPKF